The genome window tttgactctttcacatgatagtatgcaattgagccaaatacgtgcaaagagtcataatctacagcaggttttccataccatttttcaaatggtgtcttgccatcaatagcagcagatggtagacgattaatgaggtggcatgcatatgtaattgcctcatcccaaaattctttgcccaagccagcattggacaacatacaccgtaccttctccagtaaagtctggttcatacgttctgccactccattctgttgtggtgtatgtctgacattgaagtgtcggacgatgccatcattttcacaaaccttattgaaatgattatttttgtattcacctccattgtctgtgcgaatacacttgatcctcctgcctgtttgattctccaccatcgtcttccatttgagaaaagtttccaacacttcatctttcctcttcattgtatacacccacactcttcgggaaaaatcatcaacaaaggttacaaaatagtgcttcccacccaatgaaggtgttttggaagaaccccaaacatcagagtgtacataatccaaaatgcctttagtattatggatcgctataccaaatttaacccttgtctgttttccTTTGAtacaatgctcgcaaaactccaagttgcaagtctttataccttttaacaatccttgattagatagagctttcaaggatttccctccagcatgtcccaagcgcatgtgccatagcctggttgcttctgcctctttgtcatcactggatgtcactgttgctgtcccaataactgtactaccacgatagcggtacatgttattgttcttccgattggccttcattaccactagtgcaccggagcatattctcatcactccattttctgtaataattttgaacccttttgattctagggctcccacagagatgagattcttcttcaaacctggtacatatcgaacatctgttaatattctgatcattccatcatagctccttaatcttattgaaccaatgccatatgaggtaagagggctgttatccgctgtgtggatgactccatattctccttcttgaaaattcacgaaccagtccttgttgggacacatatgatagctacaagccgagtccatcaaccatatgtctgatgatgttgataactctgttgtaactaatgagaagtctgaatcatcacaatcagctacatttgaatccataatggcctttccattgttatgtctggccttattcttcaacttcggacagtctttcttccagtgccccttttctcgacaaaaggcacattcatctttgctgggtctagatctcgacttggatcttcccttcttagtcctcgtttgattttgaggacgacccctcacaattagtgcttctccttctccgcccttctgtttttctccctttctttgttcatagctatacaaagccgaacaaacttctctgagagaaatttcgtcattttcATGGAGTAgcgtagtttcaaggtgctcgtactcattaggaagtgaccccaacaacattaaggccaagtcaccatcatcaaaagttgcatccatattttacAAATCTGTGatcaacttattgaaactggtgatatgttcattcattgtggtaccaggaacataggtgaagcgaaacagtctcttcttcatgtacaatttattttgactatttttcttcaaaaatttatcctccagtgctttccataatttacttgcagaagtttcctttgtgtatggatatttctgctctctagcaaggtaggatcgaatggtaccgcaagcaacacgattgataattttccaatcttcttctccaataacatctggcttcttttcttcaatggcaagatctagcccttgttgaaaaagaacatctagaacctcgccttgccacatcccaaaatgtcctgacccgtcaaaaatttctaccgcaaatttcgcatttgacacaattcttgtcataagcgaagatgccaacgatgacgtattattgacacttgatgtagattcttcttgtttactgtctcccattttgacacaaatattatttagtagctgacgacacaaatcaagattatttcctttttggtgtggaagatcagactaagctgcaaccacagagcatactcagacagaaccttgactcagttaccaagatagattttttctgatgtggaagatcagactatgctgcaaccacagagcatacttagacagtaccttgactctgataccaattgttgcggaagccaaatgtatatagtgtgaatgagtcacaactactataccaaaaattatgacaaccactaaataataaacaagacaataagacaacaataaaagaacaccagaatttacgaggttcggccaattttgcctacttcctcggacacaatcaatattttattccactccaaaattacaagtgaaataatactaaagagagaagatacaaatgccttaagaagataaaaggcaaatgagaggtgtatttaaatcctaaacattaggcctccttttatagggtgaaattctcattcaaaattgtcatccaccgatgtggtacttttgccaatttcaacaaatctccaccttggcaaaattccacatcttcaattttctctcaataacaaattttggttgtgtcttcatcttcaatctttagtgttcaacaatgttgatcaaatccaaacaatgttgaaacttgaccgcagtcaccacttttgtcagcatatcagcagggttctccgtagtatgaattttcttcaccgtgactccaccttcttctatgatttctcgtacgaaatgataccgaacatcaatgtgcaaCTTTAAGCTCTCAATAGTTCCTATGAAGTTAAATGTAGACTACCTACCATATTAAGGAACACTTTAGTTTCTGTCTCTGGGAAACTCATACAAGAAGCATTCGGTAGCATAGCCGCTACATGAGCAGTACTCAGTTTTATGTTTTTATGACACCAAAAGAATATGTTTTTAGCAAAAAGACATGCAATATCTACAAGAATACAGCCAAACGATCACATAACAAACTTAGACCCCATGAAAGGGAAACTAAACCTCCACTGATTATTTTTCTTTACAAGAAGCACCGCACTGCCCTTTTCTCTACCATCCTTCGAAAGAACCAAAGCAGAAAAGGGATGGATCTGGTTTAACATTTCAATTTTGGCAAAAGAGGCACTTGCATTAAAATCCGCTAGTGCTTTACACTGAATCAACGGCCTCAACCTGCTGCCGAGCTAGGTACTTCTCCCTTCGCTCCTTCTATTGATGAACAAGAGCAAGCACACAAACATTGTTAGAGCCTAAAGGAGTCGAACTTGGAAAGATACATGCCTCTATATACAAAGACGGAATCTTACCCATTCATCTATTACTAGACCTTCTCCCACAACTTTTGGTCCAGTTTCAACTGGAGGTTTCTTGCGAGATTCTAATGCTGCCTCAGCTTCAGCCAACTGACGTTTTAGCTTTTCCAGTGCCTTAATCAATCAAGTTATTTAGTTGGAGAATGAACATGGAGCAAATTGTACAAGCAGATAAACAGTAACATGTATTCTTACTGGAGAAGGGCGTTCCGGGTCCAAGAACACCACCCGTAGGACACGTTCAATAGTCACTTGATCCTTTTGTTCATCAAACTGCATCAACACAAACCAACAGGGTTATAACGCTATTGGACGTATTGACAACAAATTCGAGTCATACTATATACTTATAGTCTGTAATTACACATCAGATTTCGCACACAATGGCGACTGAGGCACGAAATTCTCACGTTTAGTTTTGGGAACGCACATACACAATCGCTTTCCAAGGAGAGAACCCAAGTCAAAAGAAAAAGTACGATTGCACCAAGATTGCCTTCCAAGGAGTATAGAATGATggtgaaagaaaagaaaatctttAGTAATCCTGACTATTGCAAAGTACATATCAAGCATCGAATACATTTGACCAGATTTTCCTGCTGAAGGCTTTGCTTGAAAACATCATCAAAATATGTTTGTACTGAAGATCATGATTTTAAAGATAACACTACAAGCACATCTCTGTACAATTTTAACAATTCTTTTCTTGGAATATACCAAACGCAACTTATCTAATGTAATGATACTCTACTCAAAAGACAAGAATCAGCTAAAATATTTAATGCTACTCTACTCAAAATACAGGAAACAGCTGAAATATCCTTTCTTAATCAAAGCCTACCGGAAAGTGCTTCTACTATGTCACCATGGCCAAGGTGGTAAGAGAAGCTCCCCAATTAAGCGTAGGACAAAGAAGAAGCAAGCACGGAACTACATGAATATAGCCACCAAAAATTAGCTGTACATCCTGGAAGAACTTTTTGTCTTGAAATTAAGGTGCACCAAAGGTCCGAGTTTCTTCTAAGTTCTAATTTACTTCTTCTACGTTCTAACAAATTATTAACGCATTTAATAAGATAGACATACAGGAGCATGTAAAGAAGATATCATTTCAAATAATGCCTGCCCAATGATAGAGCTCCACATTTACCCACATCTCACCATAAAATACTCTATTTATATAAGCAGTAAATAATATAATCCCCGACTGATTTTCATAAAGATGTTCGGATAGATAGGACAGGGTCCATCCTTGCATAAAGGAAACTACATAGAATGATAGACAAATAAGAACTCGTGACTTTCAGCACCAAAAGGACAAAAACCAAAAATGTCCAGGATACGGACAAGTCCATATACATCTTTCGATTTTAATATGTTAGGTCAAAATGCATGAATCAACAGTAAGAAAATTAGTGTGTTGCATATGATGAGTATTTAAAGTTGAAGAAGCATGATACCCTAACTTACTTCGTGGTTAAAGATGCTGCAAACCAATAAAATTGCCACTTCTAAAAAGAACTAGGAAGTTCAGTCACTTACCAACTCAGGTACGTAATCTGTTCCTTCTTTCACCTTCAAGCTCATGATCTTGAACTTTACCTTGCTCTTTTGATCTACAGGCTTTTCATTGTTCTCAGGGTGCTCGACAAACTTGAAGACTATCATTCAGACACACAATCCAAATATAAGTTGATCTTCTACACAAAAAAGATACTTGAAACAAGATAACTTAAGCAAACCAATTACCAGTGGCAATAACGCTTTCACCAGGTTCGAGAATGCCTCCGGGAGGTCGCATGTAGCAGCTCTTTGGTGCAGTAGTTTGAAACTTGAAATGCAAAAGGAAGAATCAAGGGGGACAAAGGGCATAATCAGAAACTTACACCACTAAGGTGTGAAGGCAATCATAAATAAAAACTCCATAAATAACAACTACTACTATGCCCCAACCCCGAACTAGACAAGGTCAGCTTTATTATTCATAAGAATACCAGAACAATTTAGACCTGAAAAGTCTTTGCAAGATGCATCATTAATTAAGAACTTAAGACAGAAGATATACTCAGGGAGCTACACTGCACAgcaaaaaatgattttttttactttattttgttttaaatttttgtttacAGATAGATATATAATATTACAAAGCCAGCACCCTTTTGCGACATCAATGTACTTGAGATTCTGCTTTTCGTTAGCTCACTTGTCTTGGTCTAGTCTTCGACCCTAAAGCATAGAACAGACTAATTTGAGATATGGGAATAAGCTTCACAACAAAGAGTAAATGCGAATGGTTTAAAAATAAACACTGTTGGTTCAACATGAACCATCCAGAAGATCCAGAAATGGTAAAATCATTTAGGAAAATAACTACACCTCCTACTAGCGTCTCTTTCTCGTGTTTTTAAATGTAACACCTTCATTTTATAGATTCCAAACACTTGACACAGGtcgcataaattaataaaattaaaaaagatTTCTGAAAATGACAGACCTTACTAGCACCAATTATTACGCAAAGGATCCTCAAATAAATCACCTTAAATGCGACATAAGATTTGCTAGTGTTCTTAATCTTTACAGCACTCTTCACCTGTTTTCCCGGTTCATCTGCCAAAAAACAATATAAaattaaatcaataaaagcaGAATGTAATCGCTCACACTCCAACACGAAATTACATGACTTAAAAAAACCGAAAATTGTTGAGCTAAAAGGAAatgaaaaagtaaaataaataaaatcaaagaTAGTCAACGGCGACGCACAAGGAAAGTAGAGATTGTTAGCTGGATCGAGCCGAAGCCTACGCCGAGCCGGAAGCAGTGATCTGGCAACGGAGGTAACAGACGTAGAAGAGCGAGAGATATTTGATCCGACGCCGTTTTGGTGGCTGTGATTCTGAGAGTGAAGATTCTGTGTAGACGAAGAAGATGAAGAGGTAGTTCCTGATTGCCAAAGAGGACAAAGCTTCCAGAGCTTTCCGTCGGAGCTATGCGGCTTGTGGTGGTCGGCGATGGCCATGGGGCGAAGTTTTTGGCCGGAATTCTACTGGAGTTCTCCAATTTTCAGGTCATAAAAATTAGGGCAACTTGTTGAATTGTCCTTTGTGAGGAAAAACTTTCACGTTGACTTAAATGCTATTAAGGTCAGAAAGAAGTCACGTAATGTAATTATATTGAAGTCTTCGGGTGGATTTGTTGCTTTGTTGTAATTCGTAAATTGTCGTTATTTACTGTCTGGAGAAAGTGTTGCAGTTTGATCGAAGTGGAAAGTGCACAGAAACAAGCGCATTTTTTCGGACTTCAAATCACAGTTTTAATTGCATTTTCCTTTTGTTTTCACGTCCGTTCACACTTACCTTAAACATTAATTTAGTTAAAAAATCTTGCAAAATTAACATTCTACGCTGACAATTACACGAGCCTAACAATCTGAAGATTATTGCCTGAGTAGTTGTTAATTTATTGCAATCTCTTCTGGATGATTAGTTATTACACATATAATAATACACAGCATGACGGAGTTGTTAATTTTGAGATTGACGGGAGATggaatttttttatatttgaaggaaAGATAATTAacgtaaatattttttttatgtttaatATTTAACAATCATCTAAAGATCGGGTCAAAATCAATGCATGTGCATGTTTTGAAAGAAATTTTAGTTTCATATATTCTTCTTTCTACTTCTTCATTCAAATCAAGTCATTTAAAAATCCTTCTACATTTTTTACTTCTCTCATAGCcctttaaataattattttgagtttAATAATTATCTTTTGGAATTTGTTTACTCTTTCATATCCACAGATTATATCTTAAATTCAATATTTTTAAAATTCCTCACATttcacttaaatttctttaacTCACAGAAAAACAAATATAATCCAGTACTATTTCTATCAAAtatgttttataattaaattttaattttgtcaTGAAACACACATCATCTTCACAACAGTTAACGACATAATTTAAGTGATATTAAATCAGTAAACACATTCAAGGAATAAAAGTTGATTTTTTTTGTGAGAAAGATTAAGAAACGTGTGTAGCACTAAAAACTGAAATGCATACTACATCATATAATGCATAGCTAAAGAGTGAGGAGTGTATATGTTAGACAGGATTAGAGAGAGGAACAATAACATGAGtagacgacgacgacgacgacaagGATTGGggatggtagtgtgtacgcagaccttacccctaccctggaggtagagaggctgtttccgatagaccattggcttcctccctccaagaactctccaccttgctcttggggtgattcgaactcacaaccttttaATTGGAAGTGAAGGGTGTTTGCCACTAAAGCAACCCAATTTTATCATTAACGTGAGTAGACACCGAATGTGAAATGGCACGGCATATGGCTGTTAGCCAATGACAAAAAACCATAATGACCACGCACACCTACTCATTAACAATGTTATAATGAGCATCAAGAATATTATTACCTTCAATGCCGGCAAATATGATCGTATAGACaaaggcggatccagaatttcaAGAGGACGGGTACACTATTATAAAAAAGTGTatttataatttatatttgacaagTTTAACTTTTGTCTCTTAACCATGAACCCATTGTAGTtttgaaattataggttcaaaattattttttttttttataatttttacatATATTTATACTTCATGCTGAAAACAAGACCGTTCGGAGTGAGATTTGAACCGCCAATATCACTTGTAAAGATGCACCCAATAATAATTACATCATAAGAGTCTTTGAGCATAGATGCACACACATATATTTAAGTAActttgaagaaatataatattattatacATGGTTTAAAAAAAAAGTATGAGTTCACGTGAACTCATACCCCTCAAGCTGAATACGCCTATGGGATGCATATAATTCTTTTCCA of Nicotiana tomentosiformis chromosome 7, ASM39032v3, whole genome shotgun sequence contains these proteins:
- the LOC104108755 gene encoding vesicle-associated protein 4-1-like isoform X1; protein product: MAIADHHKPHSSDGKLWKLCPLWQSGTTSSSSSSTQNLHSQNHSHQNGVGSNISRSSTSVTSVARSLLPARRRLRLDPANNLYFPYEPGKQVKSAVKIKNTSKSYVAFKVIYLRILCVIIGASKFQTTAPKSCYMRPPGGILEPGESVIATVFKFVEHPENNEKPVDQKSKVKFKIMSLKVKEGTDYVPELFDEQKDQVTIERVLRVVFLDPERPSPALEKLKRQLAEAEAALESRKKPPVETGPKVVGEGLVIDEWKERREKYLARQQVEAVDSV
- the LOC104108755 gene encoding vesicle-associated protein 4-1-like isoform X2 is translated as MAIADHHKPHSSDGKLWKLCPLWQSGTTSSSSSSTQNLHSQNHSHQNGVGSNISRSSTSVTSVARSLLPARRRLRLDPANNLYFPYEPGKQVKSAVKIKNTSKSYVAFKFQTTAPKSCYMRPPGGILEPGESVIATVFKFVEHPENNEKPVDQKSKVKFKIMSLKVKEGTDYVPELFDEQKDQVTIERVLRVVFLDPERPSPALEKLKRQLAEAEAALESRKKPPVETGPKVVGEGLVIDEWKERREKYLARQQVEAVDSV